In a single window of the Brachionichthys hirsutus isolate HB-005 chromosome 18, CSIRO-AGI_Bhir_v1, whole genome shotgun sequence genome:
- the pcnx1 gene encoding pecanex-like protein 1 has product MSQTLQILRQGVWASVTGGWFYDPDQNTFVNALHLYIWLFLLCFPFTLYMALQPTMAIVGIYCGVIAAMFLVLKTVNYRLHHALDEGEVVEHQAKERQSSRGGAEGVNHGGVTRREDSNGPGDPGGGIELVEFIRQETPPVDCSSRNSYIGMESNQQIASSRGRALAAKGDVGKTSDDISLTLVESCSHDHDLLSDTKMYCLVPNDSFASMQPLTSLCPSELLREPADLCNSAAYHFSLSHSSCDTDGTPHASTQSQAFRKELRSRGLPRTSSSAGSAFPDPCLPDFALYPPPRRGGLDPVSELEATRLHRLGASEGDRAVPSTSGVECHRHKEACSIARSASREAGEGSSGLYQVELGGGEKTSQGGGHSADSLRSLSTRSSGSTESYCSGTDRDTNSTVSSFHSEQTSSTHVESLLSLSGDERPRDKGHDAAAPADDRTSSPGNISARGLGKHSSREANKNPHANELPAEPGDAPSRQAVESSRNQQEPGTRTNAEGSASGAAPEEEPAKGGVESESSSIVQRTSSLSAGRSGRRRSGKKRASSFDASRHRDYISLRGVTQPCRAVFTGGGEEESSDHSELSCASSLHATRHRSTDSSSSTSRSCHSPEACCRASKATHAAPGAAARERTGAKRRTSRRTPSTGSAKTHTRVLSLDSGTAACLNDPSRLGAPAGPRPLTTSKSDLEAKEGEVLDAASLLGRASQLESVTRSRNSLPNQAAFTEPQDASLRAPGGEETVIFRRERSTFRRQAVRRRHNAGSNPTPPSSLIGSPLSLQEALSQASQPSISQVKGQPSRTPSQVTVLSTSTSLLARNGSTHLEGSQDKASTVGATSLQDDFGTLTPSLYEVRGCHIGLGHFDSATRRASNNIWDTDSHLSSSTSVRFYPHDLISLHHIRANRLLTMDPEMLEQQDGDLSPDLQDTPLGQEDAAANAATGKARQYYRLWLLPFLWVGLHFDRLTLLALFDRNREVLENVLAVLLAILVAFLGSVLLVHGFFTDIWVFQFCLVIASCQYSLLKSVQPDSSSPRHGHNRIIAYSRPAYFCLCCGLIWLLHYGSLRTTSSRFTLYGVALTSSLILASARDLVIVFTLCFPIIFFVGLLPQVNTFVMYLFEQLDIHVFGGNASTSLLSALYSILRSVATVALLYGFCYGALKETWEPHHIPVLFSVFCGLLVAVSYHLSRQSSDPSVLLSLIQTKILPNLKDKNPEDPLSEVQDPLPEKLRASVNERLQSDVVVCVVIAVLYFAIHVSTVFIALQPFLSYVLYTLLGTVALLTHYLLPQLRKQLPWYCFSHPLLKTKEYYQFEVRDAAHVMWFEKLHVWLLFVEKNVLYPLVILNELSGSARELASPKRLDTEVGALMITVAGLKLLRSSYSSPTYQYVTILFTVLFFTFDYRHMSETLLLDLFLMSIVFSKMWELFYKLHFVYTYIAPWQITWGSAFHAFAQPFAVPHSAMLFVQAVVSAIFSTPLNPFLGSAIFITSYVRPVKFWERDYNTKRVDHSNTRLASQLDRNPGSDDNNLNSIFYEHLTRSLQHSLCGDLLLGRWGNFSTGDCFILASDYLNALVHLIEIGNGLVTFQLRGLEFRGTYCQQREVEAITEGVEEDEGCCCCEPGHLPHSLSFNAAFGQRWLAWEVLVTKYVLEGYSITDNSAASMLQMFDLRRILTTYYVKGIIYYVIASPKLEEWLANETMKEGLRGCGERNYVDLDPTFNPNIDEDYDHRLAGISRDSFCVVYLSWIQYCNSKRTKPLACERDSALVLLCFGLCVLGRRALGTAAHHMSSNLESFLYGLHALFKGDFRISSVRDEWIFADMELLRKVVVPGIRMSLKLHQDHFTSPDEYDEPAVLFEAISTHQQNMVIAHEGDPAWRSAVLSNAPSLLALRHVLDEGTNEYKIIMLNRRYLSFRVIKVNKECVRGLWAGQQQELVFLRNRNPERGSIQNAKQALRNMINSSCDQPIGYPIYVSPLTTSYCNSHPQLGHILGGPISMANIRNFVVSGWSRLRKGCGAGCNSGGNIEDSDAGGLSCSSGNGTGGDSQQSSVSHGGTSGPAPSHSYQPHGLGTSQSSQSVQSGLVRHSPVRVSVASHSSSYRFSSSRHSSLRTSITGLEPCRRSSTSQLSLRTLPNSLQLRLGSASDPAGPSASLSSHSIPPCKRHTLVGLLGNEGLCGTVADPLSQPHHPQQHNPSVCTVLRDDISYRVQIVDVSQVLETLNVLKRKELQWPDETMKLRAGRAFWSDWSPSEGMEGHVIHRWVPCSRDPANCSPINKTILLVQVEDKLVPIIKSGVIELGAEV; this is encoded by the exons ATGTCGCAGACACTCCAGATCCTGAGGCAGGGGGTTTGGGCTTCGGTCACAGGAGGATGGTTCTACGACCCCGATCAGAATACGTTCGTCAACGCTTTGCATCTCTACATCTGGCTCTTTCTCTTGTGCTTCCCCTTCACACTGTACATG GCCCTGCAGCCCACCATGGCGATAGTGGGGATCTACTGTGGTGTGATCGCTGCCATGTTCCTGGTGCTGAAGACGGTGAACTACCGCCTCCACCACGCCCTGGACGAGGGTGAGGTGGTGGAGCACCAGGCCAAGGAGCgtcagagcagcagaggaggcgcCGAGGGCGTGAACCATGGCGGAGTCACCCGTCGGGAGGACAGCAATGGCCCAGG GGACCCTGGAGGGGGCATTGAGCTGGTAGAATTCATCAGGCAAGAGACGCCGCCAGTGGACTGCAGTTCAAGAAACTCCTATATCGGAATGGAGTCCAACCAGCAG ATTGCATCCAGCCGTGGAAGAGCGCTAGCAGCCAAAG GAGATGTGGGAAAGACGTCAGATGACATCAGCTTAACTCTTGTTGAGAGCTGCAGCCATGATCACG ATCTGCTCTCGGACACAAAGATGTACTGCCTCGTGCCCAACGACTCCTTCGCCTCCATGCAGCCGCTGACCTCCTTGTGTCCTTCCGAGCTGTTGAGGGAACCTGCTGATCTTTGTAATTCTGCTGCTTACCACTTCAGCCTGTCACACAGCTCCTGCGACACGGACGGGACCCCTCATGCCTCCACGCAGTCCCAGGCCTTTAGGAAGGAGCTTCGTTCCCGGGGCCTGCCGCGGACCTCGAGCTCGGCGGGTTCAGCGTTCCCTGATCCCTGTCTGCCAGACTTTGCTCTTTATCCTCCACCGAGGAGAGGCGGCCTTGATCCCGTCAGTGAGCTGGAGGCCACCAGGCTTCATAGGCTGGGAGCGTCTGAAGGAGACCGTGCTGTACCCTCCACCTCAGGCGTGGAGTGTCACAGGCACAAAGAAGCATGTAGCATAGCCCGCTCTGCTTCCCGGGAGGCGGGGGAAGGGAGCTCAGGACTCTACCAGGTGGAGTTGGGCGGTGGTGAGAAAACGTCACAGGGCGGGGGGCACAGTGCCGACAGCCTGAGAAGCCTGAGTACTCGTAGCAGCGGCTCCACCGAGAGCTACTGCAGCGGCACCGACAGGGACACCAACAGCACCGTCAGCAGTTTCCACAGCGAGCAGACCAGCTCCACACACGTGGAGAGCCTGCTCTCGCTGTCCGGAGACGAACGCCCACGGGACAAGGGACATGATGCGGCTGCTCCTGCAGACGACAGGACTTCTAGTCCCGGGAATATTAGCGCTCGAGGTCTTGGGAAGCATTCTTCCAGAGAGGCCAACAAAAACCCTCACGCCAATGAGCTGCCTGCTGAGCCTGGGGACGCTCCGTCCCGACAGGCGGTAGAATCCAGCAGGAACCAGCAAGAGCCCGGCACCAGGACCAATGCCGAGGGCTCAGCGAGCGGCGCGGCCCCGGAGGAGGAGCCGGCGAAGGGTGGCGTTGAATCCGAGTCCAGCAGCATCGTTCAAAGGACGTCCTCTTTGTCTGCGGGGCGCAGCGGCCGCCGGCGCTCAGGCAAGAAAAGGGCGAGCAGCTTCGACGCCAGCCGCCACCGGGACTACATATCGCTGCGCGGCGTGACCCAGCCTTGTAGAGCTGTGTTCACTgggggtggagaggaggagtcCAGCGATCACAGCGAGCTCAGCTGTGCCTCCAGCCTCCACGCCACCCGCCACCGAAGCACAGACAGCTCGTCCAGCACGTCCCGCTCCTGCCATTCACCCGAGGCCTGCTGCAGGGCCTCCAAGGCGACGCACGCTGCTCCCGGTGCAGCGGCCAGGGAGCGAACCGGAGCGAAGCGCCGCACCTCCCGCCGTACACCCAGCACAGGCAGCGCCAAAACACACACCAGGGTATTGAGTCTGGACAGCGGGACGGCTGCCTGCCTTAACGATCCCAGCCGGCTTGGAGCTCCAGCCGGGCCTCGGCCCCTCACCACCTCCAAGTCGGACCTGGAAGCCAAGGAGGGGGAGGTCCTGGATGCTGCCTCCCTGCTGGGCCGGGCCTCCCAGCTGGAGTCGGTGACCCGCTCTCGGAACAGTCTGCCTAACCAGGCAGCCTTCACCGAGCCTCAGGATGCTTCTCTGCGGG CCCCGGGCGGCGAGGAGACGGTCATATTCCGCCGTGAACGGAGCACGTTTCGTCGGCAGGCAGTGCGGCGGCGACACAACGCAGGGAGTAACCCCACCCCGCCCAGCTCTCTCATTGGCTCTCCACTCAG TCTTCAGGAGGCTCTCAGCCAAGCCTCCCAACCTTCTATTTCCCAGGTGAAAGGTCAGCCCTCCAGAACCCCATCCCAGGTGACCGTGCTGAGCACGAGCACCTCCCTGCTGGCCAGGAATGGAAGCACACACCTGGAGGGCTCTCAGGACAAGGCCTCAACCGTGGGCGCTACCAGCTTGCAGGATGACTTCG GAACGCTCACGCCCTCTTTGTACGAGGTTCGGGGGTGTCACATCGGCCTGGGCCATTTTGACTCTGCAACCAGACGAGCCTCCAACAACATTTG GGACACCGACTCCCACCTCTCCAGTTCTACCTCAGTTCGCTTCTACCCACATGACCTG ATCTCGCTTCATCACATCCGTGCGAACCGTCTGTTGACGATGGACCCGGAAAtgctggagcagcaggatgGAGATTTGAGCCCGGATCTCCAGGATACCCCGCTGGGACAGGAGGACGCCGCAGCGAACGCTGCTACCGGCAAGGCCAGGCAGTACTACCGCCTGTGGCTTCTGCCTTTCCTCTGGGTCGGCCTGCACTTTGACCGGCTGACCCTGCTGGCACTGTTTGACAG GAACCGTGAGGTTTTGGAGAACGTGCTGGCCGTGCTGCTGGCCATCCTTGTGGCCTTCCTCGGGTCGGTGCTGCTGGTCCACGGATTCTTCACAGACATCTGGGTCTTTCAGTTCTGCCTCGTCATCGCAAGTTGCCAATATTCCTTGTTAAAG AGTGTTCAACCGGACTCGTCTTCACCTCGACAC ggccATAATCGTATCATCGCATACAGCCGGCCCGCCTACTTCTGTCTGTGCTGTGGCCTCATTTGGCTGCTCCACTACGGCAGCCTGAGGACGACCTCGTCCCGCTTCACCCTGTACGGCGTCGCTCTCACCAGCTCTCTTATCCTGGCCTCTGCCAGGGATCTCGTCATCG TCTTCACTCTGTGCTTTCCCATCATCTTCTTCGTGGGGCTGCTGCCTCAGGTCAACACGTTTGTCATGTACCTCTTTGAGCAGCTGGACATCCATGTGTTCGGAGGCAACG CTTCCACCAGCCTCCTGTCGGCGCTGTACAGCATCCTCCGCAGCGTCGCCACCGTCGCTCTACTTTATGGCTTCTGCTACGGAGCTCTGAAG gagacGTGGGAGCCTCATCACATCCCGgtcttattttctgtgttcTGTGGCCTCTTGGTGGCGGTGTCGTACCACCTGAGTCGGCAGAGCAGCGACCCCTCGGTCCTCCT CTCACTGATACAGACCAAGATTTTGCCCAATttgaaagacaagaacccagaggACCCACTTTCAGAAGTACAGGACCCTCTGCCCGAGAAGCTCAGGGCCTCAGTG AATGAGCGTCTGCAGTCCGACGTGGTCGTCTGCGTGGTCATTGCTGTCCTTTACTTCGCCATCCACGTCAGCACGGTCTTCATCGCTCTACAG cctttcCTCAGCTACGTCCTGTATACGTTGTTGGGGACGGTGGCGCTGCTCACCCACTACCTGCTGCCCCAGCTCCGTAAGCAGCTGCCCTGGTACTGCTTCTCCCACCCGCTGCTCAAAACCAAGGAGTACTATCAGTTTGAAGTCAGGG aCGCCGCTCATGTGATGTGGTTTGAAAAGCTTCACGTTTGGCTGCTGTTTGTGGAGAAGAACGTTCTCTACCCGCTCGTCATCCTCAACGAGCTGAGCGGCAGCGCGCGAGAGCTCGCCAGTCCGAAGAGGCTCGACACCGA GGTCGGCGCTCTGATGATCACAGTGGCGGGTCTGAAGCTCCTTCGTTCTTCCTACAGCAGCCCGACCTACCAGTACGTGACCATCCTCTTCACCGTCCTCTTCTTCACCTTCGACTACCGCCACATGTCTGAGACGCTGCTCCTCGACCTCTTCCTCATGTCCATCGTCTTCAGCAag ATGTGGGAGCTGTTCTACAAGCTGCACTTCGTCTACACCTACATCGCCCCCTGGCAGATCACCTGGGGCTCGGCCTTCCACGCCTTTGCTCAACCCTTTGCTGTGCCTC ACTCCGCTATGCTGTTTGTTCAGGCTGTGGTGTCAGCGATCTTCTCCACTCCCCTCAACCCCTTCCTGGGCAGCGCCATCTTCATCACCTCCTACGTCCGTCCTGTTAAATTCTGGGAGAGAGACTACAA CACCAAGAGGGTGGATCACTCGAACACTCGACTGGCCTCTCAGCTGGACAGGAATCCAG GCTCCGATGACAACAACTTGAACTCCATCTTTTACGAACACCTGACCCGCTCGCTGCAGCACAGCCTGTGCGGAGACCTCCTCCTGGGACGATGGGGCAACTTCAGCACCGGGGATTGCTTCATCCTGGCCTCTGACTACTTAAACGCTCTGGTACATCTCATCGAGATCGGCAACGGCCTGGTCACCTTTCAGCTCCGTGGGCTGGAGTTCAGAG GAACGTACTGCCAGCAGAGAGAAGTGGAGGCCATTACTGAGGgggtggaggaagacgagggctgctgctgctgcgagcCGGGACACCTCCCTCACAGCCTCTCCTTTAATGCCGCTTTCGGACAGCGCTGGCTGGCCTGGGAGGTGCTGGTCACCAAATACGTTCTCGAGGGCTACAGCATCACCGATAACAGCGCCGCCTCCATGCTGCAGATGTTCGACCTCCGACGCATCCTGACCACCTACTATGTCAAG GGTATCATCTATTACGTGATAGCTTCACCCAAACTGGAAGAGTGGCTCGCTAATGAGACCATGAAAGAAGGCCTGCGGGGATGCGGAGAGAGGAACTACGTGGACCTGGATCCCACCTTCAATCCCAACATCGATGAGGACTATGACCACCGGCTAGCAGGCATCTCCAGGGACAGTTTCTGTGTCGTCTACCTGAGCTGGATCCAGTATTGCAACTCTAAAAGGACCAAG CCACTGGCTTGTGAGAGGGACTCGGCTCTGGTGCTGCTCTGCTTCGGCCTGTGCGTTCTGGGAAGGAGAGCTCTGGGAACAGCGGCCCATCACATGTCCAG CAATCTGGAGTCTTTTCTTTACGGACTTCACGCATTATTTAAGGGGGATTTCCGCATCTCTTCAGTGCGAGATGAGTGGATCTTCGCTGACATGGAGCTGCTCAGGAAAGTCGTGGTGCCTGGAATCCGAATGTCTCTCAAATTGCACCAG GACCACTTCACATCCCCCGATGAGTACGATGAGCCAGCAGTTCTTTTCGAAGCTATCTCCACGCACCAGCAGAACATGGTCATCGCTCATGAGGGGGATCCAGCTTGGAGGAGCGCCGTGCTGTCCAACGCCCCATCGCTCCTCGCCCTACGCCATGTCCTTGATGAAGGAACCAATGAGTACAAAATCATTATGCTGAATCGACGATACCTCAGCTTCCGGGTCATCAAA GTGAATAAAGAGTGTGTCCGAGGCCTTTGGGcagggcagcagcaggagttggTCTTCCTGAGGAACAGAAACCCAGAGCGTGGGAGCATTCAAAACGCCAAGCAGGCTCTGCGAAACATGATCAATTCTTCCTGTGACCAGCCCATTGGATATCCCATCTACGTATCCCCGCTGACGACCTCCTACTGCAACTCCCACCCTCAGCTCGGACACATCCTGGGGGGGCCTATCAGCATGGCCAATATCCGAAACTTTGTTGTCAGCGGCTGGAGCAG GTTACGGAAAGGTTGTGGTGCCGGCTGTAACAGCGGCGGGAATATCGAGGATTCGGATGCAGGGGGGCTGTCCTGTAGCAGCGGGAATGGGACGGGAGGCGACTCTCAGCAGAGCTCGGTGTCACACGGTGGGAcctcaggccccgccccctcccactCGTACCAGCCGCACGGTCTGG GTACCAGTCAAAGTTCCCAGTCGGTCCAGTCAGGTTTGGTACGCCACTCTCCTGTGCGGGTCTCTGTTGCCAGCCACTCGTCCTCCTATCgcttcagcagcagccgccATTCCTCCCTGCGCACCTCCATCACGGGCCTCGAGCCCTGCCGACGCTCCTCCACTAGCCAGCTGTCTCTGCGCACGCTCCCCAACTCCCTACAGCTCCGCCTGGGCTCCGCCTCTGACCCCGCCGGCCCCTCAGCTTCCCTTTCTAGCCACAGCATCCCTCCCTGCAAACGCCACACCCTGGTGGGCCTCTTGGGCAACGAGGGCCTGTGCGGCACGGTGGCCGACCCCCTCAGCCAGCCTCACCACCCCCAACAGCACAACCCCAGCGTCTGTACTGTTCTCAGAGACGACATCTCATACAGGGTTCAG ATCGTGGATGTCAGTCAGGTGCTGGAGACCCTCAACGTGTTGAAACGAAAGGAGCTGCAGTGGCCCGACGAAACCATGAAACTGAGGGCAGGACGGGCCTTCTGGAGCGACTGGAGCCCTTCAGAGGGCATGGAAGGACAT GTGATTCACCGGTGGGTGCCTTGTAGCCGCGACCCGGCCAACTGCTCCCCCATCAACAAGACCATCCTGCTGGTACAGGTGGAAGACAAGCTGGTTCCCATTATCAAATCGGGGGTCATTGAATTGGGTGCAGAGGTTTGA
- the med6 gene encoding mediator of RNA polymerase II transcription subunit 6 isoform X2, translating into MRSDDVVFVRHVICVMAAVDFRDNLLGISWVDSGWVPILNPGNVLDYFSERSNPFYDRTCNNEVVKMQRLTVEHLNQMVGVEYILLHAQEPILYIIRKQQRQSPTQVIPMADYYIIAGVVYQAPDLGTVISSRALSAVHGIQSAFDEAMSYCRYHPSKGYWWHFKDQEEREKAKPKTKKKEEPSSLFQRHRVDTLLLDLRTKFPPTFYQPKPGEKPIPVEVKKEPEPPIETVKQEEREPATKSSTPGPPGKPPPEKRARLQ; encoded by the exons ATGCGGAGCGATGACGTAGTTTTTGTGAGACATGTTATTTGTGTCATGGCGGCCGTGGACTTCAGAG ACAACCTTCTCGGGATATCCTGGGTGGACAGCGGCTGGGTACCAATCCTTAACCCGGGAAATGTACTGGACTACTTCTCCGAGAGAAGCAACCCGTTCTATGATCGAACCTGCAATAATGAGGTCGTGAAGATGCAGCGGCTTACTGTGGAGCATCTGAA TCAGATGGTCGGGGTGGAGTACATCCTCCTCCATGCTCAGGAGCCAATTCTTTATATAATCCGTAAACAGCAGAGGCAGTCACCAACGCAAG TGATTCCCATGGCAGACTACTACATCATAGCAGGCGTGGTGTATCAAGCCCCAGACCTGGGAACAGTTATCAGCTCCCGAGCG CTTTCTGCTGTCCACGGAATCCAGTCTGCGTTCGATGAGGCCATGTCGTACTGCCGCTATCACCCATCTAAAGGATACTGGTGGCACTTCAAGGACCAGGAGGAGAGAG AAAAAGCTAAGCCCAAGACTAAGAAAAAAGAAGAGCCAAGTTCACTGTTTCAGAGGCACCGTGTTGACACACTCCTTTTGGACCTCAGGACAAAGTTCCCTCCGACATTCTACCAG CCTAAGCCTGGTGAGAAGCCTATTCCAG TTGAGGTGAAGAAAGAGCCTGAACCCCCCATAGAAACTGTAAAACAAGAGGAGCGGGAACCAGCCACAAAATCCTCCACCCCAGGTCCACCGGGAAAACCGCCTCCTGAGAAGAGAGCAAGGCTACAGTGA
- the med6 gene encoding mediator of RNA polymerase II transcription subunit 6 isoform X1 yields the protein MAAVDFRDNLLGISWVDSGWVPILNPGNVLDYFSERSNPFYDRTCNNEVVKMQRLTVEHLNQMVGVEYILLHAQEPILYIIRKQQRQSPTQVIPMADYYIIAGVVYQAPDLGTVISSRALSAVHGIQSAFDEAMSYCRYHPSKGYWWHFKDQEERGYTLAVEIMTLWKEHFLYREINLFLCPEKAKPKTKKKEEPSSLFQRHRVDTLLLDLRTKFPPTFYQPKPGEKPIPVEVKKEPEPPIETVKQEEREPATKSSTPGPPGKPPPEKRARLQ from the exons ATGGCGGCCGTGGACTTCAGAG ACAACCTTCTCGGGATATCCTGGGTGGACAGCGGCTGGGTACCAATCCTTAACCCGGGAAATGTACTGGACTACTTCTCCGAGAGAAGCAACCCGTTCTATGATCGAACCTGCAATAATGAGGTCGTGAAGATGCAGCGGCTTACTGTGGAGCATCTGAA TCAGATGGTCGGGGTGGAGTACATCCTCCTCCATGCTCAGGAGCCAATTCTTTATATAATCCGTAAACAGCAGAGGCAGTCACCAACGCAAG TGATTCCCATGGCAGACTACTACATCATAGCAGGCGTGGTGTATCAAGCCCCAGACCTGGGAACAGTTATCAGCTCCCGAGCG CTTTCTGCTGTCCACGGAATCCAGTCTGCGTTCGATGAGGCCATGTCGTACTGCCGCTATCACCCATCTAAAGGATACTGGTGGCACTTCAAGGACCAGGAGGAGAGAGGTTACACTTTGGCAGTTGAAATCATGACGTTATGGAAAGAGCACTTCCTGTACCGGGAGATTAATTTATTTCTCTGCCCAGAAAAAGCTAAGCCCAAGACTAAGAAAAAAGAAGAGCCAAGTTCACTGTTTCAGAGGCACCGTGTTGACACACTCCTTTTGGACCTCAGGACAAAGTTCCCTCCGACATTCTACCAG CCTAAGCCTGGTGAGAAGCCTATTCCAG TTGAGGTGAAGAAAGAGCCTGAACCCCCCATAGAAACTGTAAAACAAGAGGAGCGGGAACCAGCCACAAAATCCTCCACCCCAGGTCCACCGGGAAAACCGCCTCCTGAGAAGAGAGCAAGGCTACAGTGA
- the LOC137907319 gene encoding tetratricopeptide repeat protein 9A, giving the protein MSVIQAGHDGKTTGLQTDTGGGSPRLQQRAQPPSSGRTKDARYQQQLQQQRHHGGSMLKQPSHNEPADVVRRALDFKCQGTQCYKEKKYREAIGKYHRALLEIKGLCRVLGDPDPGSKPPTSLLQTISKPSTLTDEQKGAMENAELECYNSLAACLLQMELVNYERVKEYCLKVLHKEGKNFKALYRSGVAYYHLGDFQKALHYLKESHKQEPSDTNAIRYIQLTEMKIRRNAQRDKKEAT; this is encoded by the exons ATGAGCGTGATCCAAGCTGGACACGACGGAAAGACCACCGGGCTGCAGACCGACACCGGCGGCGGCTCTCCGAGGCTCCAGCAGCGCGCTCAGCCCCCGAGCAGCGGCAGGACCAAAGACGCCCGgtaccagcagcagctccagcagcagaggcatCATGGTGGCTCGATGCTGAAGCAACCATCCCACAACGAGCCAGCCGACGTCGTGAGGCGGGCGCTGGACTTCAAGTGCCAAGGCACCCAGTGCTACAAGGAGAAGAAATACCGGGAGGCGATCGGGAAGTACCACCGCGCTCTGCTGGAGATCAAGGGGCTGTGCAGGGTTCTGGGGGATCCGGACCCCGGATCCAAACCCCCGACCTCCCTCCTGCAGACCATCAGCAAGCCCAGCACGCTGACAGACGAGCAGAAGGGGGCCATGGAGAACGCAGAGCTGGAGTGCTACAACAGCTTGGCCG CCTGCCTTCTGCAGATGGAGCTGGTGAACTACGAACGAGTGAAGGAGTACTGTCTGAAAGTACTGCACAAAGAGGGAAAGAACTTCAAAGCCCTGTACCGGTCCGGCGTGGCTTACTACCACCTGGGAGACTTCCAGAAGGCGCTGCACTACCTGAAGGAGTCGCACAAACAGGAGCCGTCAG ACACCAACGCTATCCGCTACATCCAGCTGACAGAGATGAAGATTCGTAGGAATGCCCAACGGGACAAGAAAGAAGCGACATAA